Part of the Oncorhynchus tshawytscha isolate Ot180627B linkage group LG23, Otsh_v2.0, whole genome shotgun sequence genome, TGGTCAAGCTGAAGACAGAGAACACAGATAATCATCGTTAGATGTCATTTCTTAAATGGATTTAGATAATAATTCACTCAATAGAAAAGTCAGCTGCTGAAATGGATCATGCACAGGCTACAGTATATCTTTATCATTAAAGCTCAAGCAGCAGAACTGACAGACCTAGACGACAGACAGAGTGCCAATGTGATACTGACGTTCCATTTACAGATCTAGAACGAAGGTGATAACAAAATGCTAATTTGACAAAATGCGATTTAGTTCATTAGCTCAATCAAAAATGTACAGCTGTGGATTTTGCTGGACATGTTATGGTAATGTACAAGACACATTTCCTTATGATTTCAGCCCAGAGTTACCACAAAGGGATTGCTTAGCACAGGGGTTCCCATCTTTCTTTAAAGGTAGACTTCATAAGACCTACTGTGCCTCAGATGAGCATAGTTTCAGGGAGAAATAAACAAAGCTTTGTTTTAGCTGCATCTCAGCTATATATTTTCATGCTATTTCAGTCCTGGAGGCCAGAGTGACAGCCAGTGAGAGCCAGGTGGTGGAACTGAAGAAAGAGAATGCAGGTAATAAGGAGACTACTATGAATAAACATGATgtagcacctttttttttttgcatatgagATGTATGATTCTGTAAGTGAAGTTGTGAACTTGTCATTTTAAAAAGCTCTATGTCACATTGCTggtctcctcactctcttccaATTCACCAGTGGATACAGTTACTACTAgaagttgttgatccatcttcagttttctcataccacaaccattaaactctgtaactgttttaaaaatcACCATTGGTCTTaaagtgaaatccctgagcggtttccttttttaatctttttttttaaacctgtattTAActctgcaagtcagttaagaacaaattcttatttacaatgacggcctacaccggaatgagtccatgcaatttattatgcgATTTGTGAAGCACATtttgactcctgaacttatttaagcatgccataacaaaggggttgaatacttattgactcaagacatttcagctttacattttttattaattaaaaaccttttctacaaacaaaattccactttgacattatgcggtattgtgtgtaggtcagcgACACAATATctcaatttaataaatgtttaattcaggctatgacacaacaaaatgtggaataagtaaaggggtgtgaatactttctttagacactatatatacacacctattTCAATATTTATTTGACTTTCTTTACTTTCAGCCCCATGGGGAAGGGGTGGTATGGGGAGGGTTTTCTATGGTCGCCAGGGTGGGCGGTGGGTGACTGACGAGCAACCCTTGTTGCTAGGGGGGTGGGAGGCCCACTTCTTTTTTATTTTCCTGTTTATACTGAATTTACTATTTATTGTTAAACTCTGTATGTATTTCTTACAATTTTTTGTTGCTGTTGAGTGGCAGGTTACAAGGTTTTATAAACGTATACTTTTGAAATGGATAATGTACCTGTAATCCCCcccaacaataaataaataacaaacaaTTCTAATTTGGTCGGTCACAAAAAAACAGTAATGGTCGATATGTTCAGCAATGTTTATTTTCATGCTACTTCAGCCCTGGAGGCCAGAATGACAGCCAGTGAGAGCCAGGTGGACGAAGTGAAGAAAGAGAATGCAGGTAAAGCACTAATATAAACTTCACCCTCATGTATTCTGACAGTAAATAACACTTACAACTAATAAAGCATTCTACATTTTCCAACTGTCTGATCTTAGTCTTGGAGGCCAGAGTGACAGCCAGTGAGAGTCGGGTGGCGGAACTGAAGAAAGAGAATGCAGGTACAGTAAGATAAGCGATTTGGTGCAAACGTGTGTTTTTCTATTAATTTTCCGTTGATTACTTTCATACTACTTCAGCCCTGGAGGCCAGATTGACAGCCAGTGAGAGCCAGCTGAAGGATCTGAAGGGGAAGAATGCAGGTGACTAAAATGTTTTACTTGTAAGAACTACTACATACTGTGTATTCCTCACCTGAACATGATTCAGCTCATTTCAGGATATGAAAAGCAATGTGATGTAACAAAGCTACATCAGGGTTTATTGTTTTTATCATTAAAAAAATGATAGACCTGGAGGCCAGAGTGACAACCAGTGAGAACCAGGTGGAAGACTTGAAGAAAGAGATTGCAGGTGAACGAGATGTTTTAAAAAAGATATATTGAGTTAACTTTCTCAATAGAAACAACAACATATTGAATATTGCCTATTACATAAGGATGTTACATATTGTCTACTATGTTTATATGATTCCAGGCCAAGCAGCACTAATGTTATCCTTGGGAAGCCGACTAACAGCCCTTCAGAGCCAGATGGCAGAACTGAAGAAAGAGAATGCAGGTAATAATTAATTGTGTTCTGATGAACTATTGAGTTAATAGTTTGCTcaatagaagaaaaaaataatcaCCGTTCTGGATAATGCCTTTTGCCTCTTTACTAGATTTCTATAATTCCAGATCAAGCAGCACAGCTGTCAGCCCTGGAGAACATAGTGACAGCCAGTGAGAGCCAGGTGGCAGAGCTGATGGCCAAAAATGCAGGTGACTAAAATGTTTTACTTATCAGAGCTAATGCATGTACGCTTCACCTGCACATGATTCAGCTAATGTTAGGATGTAATCAAGCAAAGCGACATTACAAAGCTACATCACAGTTGATTGTTTTCTTGTATGCCATATTTTCTAGCCCTGGAGGCCAGAGTGACAGTCAGTGAGAGTCATGTGGCAGAACTGAAGGGAAAGAACGCAGGTGACTATTTATCTTTACTTATAAGAACTACCACATATTAGGTCTCACTTTAACATGATTCCGTTTATTTCAGGATATTATAAAGCTACATCTTGGTTTAACCTTTTATATCATACATTTTGTTCCTGCATAAACTATTTTCTAGCCCTGGAGGCCAGAGTGACAGCCAGtgagagacaggtggaggagcTGGAGAAAGAGAATGCAGGTAATGATTACATGTGAATTGAAAATAATTCAGTTAATAATTAATTGCCTAGAAAGATTAACAACTTTGGATATTGACTCATATGATTAAAGACCAAGCAGCACAACTGTTATCCTTGGGAAGCAGAGTGACAACCCTTCAGAGCCAGGTGGCAGAACTGAAGAAAGAGAATGCAGGTGACTCAAATGTTTCACTTATAAGAAGGACTACATGTATTCATCACCTGCACATAATAAGATTCCGCTCATTTCAAGATATGAAAAACCAAAGTGATGTAACAAAGCTACATAATTTTCAAAATAAATGATTTTCTTGCATAAATGATCTCCTAGCCCTGGAGGCCAGAGTAACAGCCAGTGAGAACCAGGTGGCAGAACTGATGGGAAAGAATACAGGtggcatttcttttttttttaacgtaTAAGTGCTACTACATGTGTGCCTCACCTGAACATGATTCAGCTAATGTTAGGAcgtgataaagcaaagcaatgtaaCAAAGCTACATCACAGTTGATTGTTTTCTTGTATGCATTATTTTCTAGCCCTGGAGGCCAGAGTGACAGTCAGTGAGAGTCATGTGGCAGAACTGAAGGCGAAGAACGCAGGTGAcgctatacactatatatacaaaagtatgtggacaccccttcaaattagtggatttggctatttcagccgcaccgttgctgacaggtgtataaaatcgagcacaccgccatgcaatctccatagacaaacattggcagtagaatggccttactgatgaACTcactgactttcaatgtggcaccgtcataggatgccacctttccaacaagaaaGTTTGTCAAATttgtgccctgctagagctgccccgggcaactgtaagttctgttattgtgaagtggaaacgtctaggagcaacaacggttcagctgccaagtggtaggccatacaagctcacagaatggggccgcttagtgctgaagcatgtagcgtataaaaatcatctgtccttggttgcagcactcactactgagttccaaactgcctctggaagcaacgccagcacaggaactgttagtcgggagcttcatgaaatgggtttccgtggccaaacagctgcacacaagcctaagatcaccatgcacagtgccaagcgttggctggaggggtgtaaagctcgccaccattggactctggagcagtggaaacatgttctctcgacaaatgaatcacgcttcaccatctggcagtccaacggacgaatctgggtttggcggatgccaggagtatgctacctgccccaatgaatAATGTCGACTGTACAGTTTGGTGGAAGAggtataatggtctggggcagtttttcatggttcgagctagATCTAGTGAAattaaatcttaacgctacatcatacaattacattctagatgattctgtgcttccaactttgtgacaacagtttggggaaggccctttcctgtttcagcatgacaatgcccatgtGCCCAAAGCAAGGTCCAAACAGAAATATTttttcgagatcggtgtggaagaacttgactggcctgcacagagccctgacctcaacccatcgaacaccttcaggatgaattggaacgccgactgtgagccaggcctaatcacccaatgtcattgcccgacctcactaatgctcttgctgctgaatggaagcaagtccctgcagcaatgctctaacatctagtggaaagccttcccagaagagtggaggctgttatagcagtaaagggtggaacaactccatattaatgcccatgattttggaatgagatgttcaatgagcaggtgtccacatacctttggcaaTGTAGTGCATCTTTACTTATAAGAACTACCACATATAGGTCTCAATTTAACATGATTCAGCTTATTTCAGGATATGATAAGGCTACATCTTggtttaacattttttaaatcataaaTTATGACAAAACAAACTATTTTCTAGCCCTGGAGGCCAGAGTGACAGCCAGtgagagacaggtggaggagcTGGAGAAAGAGAATGCAGGTAATGATTACATGTGAATTGAAAATAATTCAGTTAATAATTAATTGCCTAGAAAGATGAACAACTTTGGATATTGACTCATATGATTCAAGACCAAGTAGCTGAACTGTTATCCTTGGGGAGCAGAGTGACAACCCTTCAGAGCCAGGTGGCAGAACTGAAGAAACACAATGCAGGTAACAAGAAGTGTTTTGAAAAACTATTGAGTTAATAATTTACTCAATAGAAAAAAGCACAGCTCTGGATATTGTTTATTGCCTCTCTACAATGTTTATATAATTTCAGCCCAAGCAGTAGAACTGTCAGACTTGAAAAACAGATTGACAACCAGTGAGAGTCAGGTAGCTGAACTGAAGAAAGTAAATGCAGGTAAGATATATTGTGCAAAAGTGTGTGTTTAATAACCATTTTTACTGTTAATTATTTTTATACTATTTCAGCCCTGGACACCAGATTGACAGCCAGCGAAAGGCAGGTGGCAGAACTGAAGAAAGAGAATGCAGGTGACTCAAATGTTTCACTTCTAAGAAGGACTACATGTATTCATCACCTGCACATAATAACCTTCAGCTCATTTCAAGATATTAAAAAAACAAAGCGATGTAACAAAACTACATCATGGCTTATCATTGTCATCATAAATGATGTTCTTGCATAAATGATCTTTTAGCCCTGGAGGCCAGAGTGACAGTCAGTGAGAGTCATGTGGCCGAACTGGAGAAAAATAATGCAGGTAATGATGATCAGCAATTAGCTATGACAAATATTTAGTCAAATAAGTCACTGGAAACATGAACATTTCTGGAAATTCACTTGTGTTAGCCTTGAGGACCAGAGTGACAGCCAATGAGAGCAAGCTGGAGGAACTGAAGAAAGAGAATGCAGGTAATAATGAACTTAGAAAAAATAAATCATTTGTTCAATAGAAGAAAGAGGAAAAATCACAGCTCTGGATATTGTCTATTGCCTCTCTAAAATATTTATATAATTTCAGCCCAAGCAGCAGAACTGTCAGACTTGAAGAACAGAGTGACAACCAGTGAGAGCCAGGTGGCAGAGTTGAAGAACAGAGTGACAACCAGTGAGAGCCAGGTGGCAGAGTTGAAGAACAGAGTGACAACCAGTGAGAGCCAGGTGGCAGAGTTGAAGAACAGAGTGACAACCAGTGAGAGCCAGGTGGCAGAGTTGAAGAACAGAGTGACAACCAGTGAGAGCCAGGTGGCAGAGTTGAAGAAAGAGAATGCAGGTAATGAGTAGTACATTTTTTAAGAAGATGATGAACACCTCTGGATATTGACATGATTCCAACCCAAGGAGCAGAACTGTTAGCCTTGGGGTCAGAGTGACAACCAGTGAGAGGCAAGTAGCGGAGTTGGAGAAAGAGAACACATGTAACTATGCTGCACTAATAAGAGCTTGGCTACAATCACTCTCCTGGACCGCTGACTGATCTAATTGATCTAATCAGGATGTATCTAAGCACAGCAATGACAACAAAGCTACCTCAGAGTATGAGTTTATTAAGATATTATTCTCTTGCTATTTTAGCCCTGGAGGCAAGATTGAGTGTCGCAGAGAGCCAGGTGGAGGAACTGAGGCTAGGTAAGAACAGATCAATTCAATCAAACCCACAGTATAGTATgaaatgaatacattttagacATTACGGTGGACTTGATCAAATTCATTCTCATGTATTCGCAGACAGAAGACAGGTGGCCTTTTCTGTTGGTTTGACGGACTCAGGATATGTGGGACCCTTTCAAACTGAGATCACTCTGGTCTATGAAAAAATCTTCACCAACATCGGCAACGGTTACGACACAAACTCTGGTACAGCTTACGCCGACAATACTACAGATGAAACTTACACCGTAACAATACTACAGGTTCACCCACACAGCAATACATCTACAACTCAGAGAAAGGtataaacataaacacacaatCTCCATGCTCACGTGtccaccacaggaggctgctgaggggaggacggctcataacatTGTCTGGAATGgcgtgaatggaatggtatgtgtttgatgtgttcgatACCATTCACTTTAGTCCGTTCCAgtcattactatgagcctgtcctacccaattaaggtgccactggACGCCTGTGGTGCCCACAGGGGCCAGCTACTGGCACAGACCCCAACCACTAACAGGCTGCTACAGTGCCTAAGAGAGACGGATAGTGCTGATCTCTCCCTGTTTCCCCTCTGATACAGGTATGTTCTCAGCACCAGTGAGAGGAGTCTACTACTTCACATTCACCTCCATGGGTCGAGAGCCTGGACAGAAAATGGGTGTTTACTTGGTCAAAAATGGAGAGCAAATGATATACAACGTCCAGGACAACTTCCATGGTGGTTATGAGTACATGACAGGCGCCGTGGCTCTGGAGCTAGAGAAAGATGACCTGGTGTACTTAAGGCTTCCTAAGGGCTGGGGGCTGTATGATGACAACTACAACCACATTGTCTTTACTGGCATCCTGCTCTTCACCACCAACCCTGCTATTGGCCGACTCCACTagtccctctccatcctcctacaGTCTTCAATAAACATGGAATGAGTGACTTTGTCCTGTCATCATTAAAGCACATTCCTCAGTAATCATCACAAACATAAGCCAGACGGTAGATGACACCCCATTACCCTATTTTATTATGAGAAGAACTGAGCTACATCAATGTTAGATTGGGTCAGCACACTTTGATCTACCTGGGCTGTAACTTCACAAAAGCATTTATGCCATTGTTTCTAAAACATTGAAGACCAATACAGGTTAATAAATATAGAACATCAGTGCATGAGTACAGGGTCGTGTCCAGTCTCCGCAGGAGGTGTGGTTGTGTTACCTGTAGGCCCAGGGGGTTGAGGCTGGTGTTGCTCCGGCAGCTGATTGGTCCGTCTGTTAGAACCTCCAGAGCGTAGAGCAGGTGTTCGTCACGGAAACGAGAGGGCCAGCCCACCTGGAGCTCCGCCTCCCGGATACTACTGGGACCTGAGTTATGGAGCTGAGAGAgtaagaggggaaaagagaggagagagagagatgagaggaagagaggagtagagagaggagatggagagagagagagtgagagcgagagagtatgAGAACACCAATCCACTCAGCTTAGCCCCTTTCCACACACTCATTAATTCTGAAGGTGATGATGGTGAGTCACCCAAACAGGACATGGTCTCAGTGCTCCAGGAAGGAATTCTCGGAGAGAGAAACTCTGGCCGACCTAACTATAACCAGCTGGACAGACTGCAGGACAGGAGCACTGCAGCCCCAAACCCTGTAGACATCCAGCAGATGTCCCCCTTCACTGCCTCttcaacaacacacacatacacacacaaacgtatGTCTGATCCCCCTCTTATTCCCCCCATCTCTTCCTTTATGACAGTAATTACCACTGTTCAGGAGGCCTTTGATCAGACAGCAGCCAGTACTTACAGGTCTACTGcttttactgtgtgtgtatgtacctcgTAGATGTGTGTGACCTGGGGTCCTACGTCATCCTCTTTGACCGGATTCTCTTTGGGCTCCCAATGCGGAAACGGAAGAACCACCTGAGAGGGATGACACAccctggaaagggagagagagagagagaggcagagagagagagatgggagagagaaagaaagaaagaaaaagaggagtgatagagaaagaaagagaagagaagagagagagtatgagaacAAATGATATGGAGAACAAATGATTTACAACGTCCAGGACAACTTAGGGGGTGAACACCAAGCCACTCGCCACTCCGCTGCCAAACACAACTTACCCAATGCCGGTTGGACCTTAAACTCCCGCCCTCcagtccccagtccccaacaCCCACAGCCCCCCCCACAGAtcactgtctgtttgtgtgtacaACATCCGTAGACCCAGCCAAGTCACTCTGGGGTCCAGgctttgaagtgtgtgtgtgtgtgtggggggggaatagtaaaacaaggaacattcGGACAAGTGGGGACtgacaaggaaaaaggctattttaggcttggGAGTTAAAGGTTACAATTAGCATTAGGGGTTAGGCTTaaggtttagttttagggttaggggttaagcttagcgttaaggttggggttaggttaacggttagggaaaataggagtTTGAGTGGgaatcaatgttttgttccccacaaggatagtaaatcaaacatgtgtgtgtgtgtgtgtgtgtgtgtatgcaagcgcatgtgtgtatgtgtgtgcaggcatgtgtgtgtgtgtgtgtgtgtgtgtgtgtgtgtgtgtgtgtgtgtgtgtgtgtgtgtgtgtgtgtgtgtgtgtgatagtagtAGCATAGTAGCACTAGCACTGGCTGTGCATGATTagcatacacagactaacatacacatagatgattaacatacacagactaacatacacatagatgattaacatacacagactaacatacacatagatgattagcatacacagactaacatacacatagatgattaacatacacagactaacatacacagaTGATTAatatacacagactaacatacacatagatgattaacatacacagactaacatacacatagatgattagcatacacagactaacatacacatagatgattaacatacacagactaacatacacatagatgattaatatacacaacatacacatagatgattaacTAACAGACTAACATACATAGATGATTAATATAACATACAGATGATTAACTAACAGACTAACATacatagatgattaacatacacagactaacatacacatagatgattaacatacacagactaacatacacatagatgattaacatacacagactaacatacacatagatgattaacatacacagactaacatacacatagatgattaccatacacagactaacatacacatagatgattaacatataacatacacatagatgattaaccatacacagactaacatacacatagatacacataatgatacacagactaacatacacatagatgattaccatacactaacatacacatagactaacatacacatagatgattaatatacacagactaacatacacatagatgattaacatacacagactaacatacacatagatgattaacatacacagactaacatacacatagatgattaacatacacagactaacatacacatagatgattaacatacacagactaacatacacatagatgattaacatacacagacttAATAGATGATTAACATAACATACACATGATtactaacatacacatagatgattaacatacacagactaacatacacatgattagatgAACCACACTgaacatacacagactaacatacacaaTTAGAAATACAGCAAACTAGATGATTAACATATGAACCACACTGTCTCAAACCTACATGGCATGAGACAAAGAGATACACTGTATGAcaacagagtgcatcaaacagaGCAAAGATATTCTACTGTCACAGGGTTAGCGAAAAGATCAACCAGAACAGAGATGTGTCACTCACCCCCTCAGGTCTAGCTGAGCTctggcagagatggagagagacagactgactgggTTGCTCTTGGAGCTGTCTTTGTTTGAACTGGAAGATAAGAGGCACACGAGTCAGTAAAGATGTTTGGATGTAATGTCTGCACCATGGCGATGTATGCTGGCGATGTATGGTGGcaatgtatggtgtgtgtgtgcatgcgcgcgtGTGTGAGTAAATTAGTGAGTGACCATGTGTTTGTGACGAGGTGAACAGTCAATGTTTTGTCTCGTCTGTTTTCCTCCGGTCATCTGTCTCGACGCTCTTTGTTTGGGAAAGCCACAGAAATACTCCGAATTCTGACAGAGGTTCCTTTTTACAGTTATGTGTGTCACAGCtcttcagcagtgtgtgtgtgtgtgtgtgtgtgtgtgtgtgtgtgtgtgtgtgtgtgtgtctgtcacctgTGGATCTGTAGGTCAAAGTCAATGTGAGGACCGGCATCATCCAGCCTTTGGACAGCAAACCTTAAACCTACAGAtacctggagacagagacagtgagaccgagagagagggacagagagacaaagggggagggacagagacagagagtcagagagagagggacagagacagagagtcagagagagagggacagagacagagagtcagagtcagagggacagagggacaaagggagagggacagagagacaaagagagagggacagagagtcagagagaaagggacagagggacaaagggagagggacagagagacaaagagagagagacagagagtcagagagagagggacagagggacaaagggagagggacagagatagagagtcagagagagagggacagagggacaaagggggagggacagagacagagtcagagagagacgaaTCAAAGTCTATGTCAGTGACATCTGTAAGTGTTCAGTTAAAGCGAGCAGCCTTCTAACCCCATGTAGGGTTTCCCTTTGTGAAAACTAACCAGAACCTGGCCATGGTGTGTGTATCTGGGTTACGtatctgtattgtgtgtgtgtgtctcatttgGAGGATCAGTACAGATCTGTGGGCTGAGACAGACCAGATCCTTTCCCCTCTAGACCCCAGTTAAACCCTCCTCTACCCTTGCTTAACTCACACCACGTGGAGGGCTTAGTTCATAACCATGAGTATGATAATGGCTTCTTGTGTTTGTGTAATAATGTTCTCATGAACAACATGTTAGACACTAGTCAATGCCGGAAACTCTTAAAACACTCGCTAAAACTACAAGGGAGAAGCCTGAGGGTGGAAACTCATTAGGACTCCAAAGTCAGAGACTTTATTGCACatcagagagagaatcagaaCAACTCAACAGAGACGACGAAAGACCAAATGGGTCTAAATCACT contains:
- the LOC112222826 gene encoding paramyosin isoform X13, translating into MRGVVAMLVLMFYLSGAWAEGESKGGMDQIDQNILFTTIDAVWDELNHLRLMLNNTKKRVEKLENKNTVLEARVTASESQVVELKKENAALEARMTASESQVDEVKKENAVLEARVTASESRVAELKKENAALEARLTASESQLKDLKGKNADLEARVTTSENQVEDLKKEIAGQAALMLSLGSRLTALQSQMAELKKENADQAAQLSALENIVTASESQVAELMAKNAALEARVTVSESHVAELKGKNAALEARVTASERQVEELEKENADQAAQLLSLGSRVTTLQSQVAELKKENAALEARVTASENQVAELMGKNTALEARVTVSESHVAELKAKNAALEARVTASERQVEELEKENAALEARVTVSESHVAELEKNNAALRTRVTANESKLEELKKENAAQAAELSDLKNRVTTSESQVAELKNRVTTSESQVAELKNRVTTSESQVAELKNRVTTSESQVAELKNRVTTSESQVAELKKENAALEARLSVAESQVEELRLDRRQVAFSVGLTDSGYVGPFQTEITLVYEKIFTNIGNGYDTNSGMFSAPVRGVYYFTFTSMGREPGQKMGVYLVKNGEQMIYNVQDNFHGGYEYMTGAVALELEKDDLVYLRLPKGWGLYDDNYNHIVFTGILLFTTNPAIGRLH
- the LOC112222826 gene encoding girdin isoform X22, which codes for MRGVVAMLVLMFYLSGAWAEGESKGGMDQIDQNILFTTIDAVWDELNHLRLMLNNTKKRVEKLENKNTVLEARVTASESQVVELKKENAALEARMTASESQVDEVKKENAALEARVTASERQVEELEKENADQAAQLLSLGSRVTTLQSQVAELKKENAALEARVTASENQVAELMGKNTALEARVTVSESHVAELKAKNAALEARVTASERQVEELEKENADQVAELLSLGSRVTTLQSQVAELKKHNAAQAVELSDLKNRLTTSESQVAELKKVNAALDTRLTASERQVAELKKENAALEARVTVSESHVAELEKNNAALRTRVTANESKLEELKKENAAQAAELSDLKNRVTTSESQVAELKNRVTTSESQVAELKNRVTTSESQVAELKNRVTTSESQVAELKNRVTTSESQVAELKKENAALEARLSVAESQVEELRLDRRQVAFSVGLTDSGYVGPFQTEITLVYEKIFTNIGNGYDTNSGMFSAPVRGVYYFTFTSMGREPGQKMGVYLVKNGEQMIYNVQDNFHGGYEYMTGAVALELEKDDLVYLRLPKGWGLYDDNYNHIVFTGILLFTTNPAIGRLH
- the LOC112222826 gene encoding cytotardin isoform X24 codes for the protein MRGVVAMLVLMFYLSGAWAEGESKGGMDQIDQNILFTTIDAVWDELNHLRLMLNNTKKRVEKLENKNTVLEARVTASESQVVELKKENAALEARMTASESQVDEVKKENAVLEARVTASESRVAELKKENAALEARLTASESQLKDLKGKNADLEARVTTSENQVEDLKKEIAGQAALMLSLGSRLTALQSQMAELKKENADQAAQLSALENIVTASESQVAELMAKNAALEARVTVSESHVAELKGKNAALEARVTASERQVEELEKENADQAAQLLSLGSRVTTLQSQVAELKKENAALEARVTASENQVAELMGKNTALEARVTASERQVEELEKENAAQAAELSDLKNRVTTSESQVAELKNRVTTSESQVAELKNRVTTSESQVAELKNRVTTSESQVAELKNRVTTSESQVAELKKENAALEARLSVAESQVEELRLDRRQVAFSVGLTDSGYVGPFQTEITLVYEKIFTNIGNGYDTNSGMFSAPVRGVYYFTFTSMGREPGQKMGVYLVKNGEQMIYNVQDNFHGGYEYMTGAVALELEKDDLVYLRLPKGWGLYDDNYNHIVFTGILLFTTNPAIGRLH
- the LOC112222826 gene encoding paramyosin isoform X18: MRGVVAMLVLMFYLSGAWAEGESKGGMDQIDQNILFTTIDAVWDELNHLRLMLNNTKKRVEKLENKNTVLEARVTASESQVVELKKENAALEARMTASESQVDEVKKENAVLEARVTASESRVAELKKENAALEARLTASESQLKDLKGKNADLEARVTTSENQVEDLKKEIAGQAALMLSLGSRLTALQSQMAELKKENADQAAQLSALENIVTASESQVAELMAKNAALEARVTVSESHVAELKGKNAALEARVTASERQVEELEKENADQAAQLLSLGSRVTTLQSQVAELKKENAALEARVTASENQVAELMGKNTALEARVTVSESHVAELKAKNAALEARVTASERQVEELEKENAAQAAELSDLKNRVTTSESQVAELKNRVTTSESQVAELKNRVTTSESQVAELKNRVTTSESQVAELKNRVTTSESQVAELKKENAALEARLSVAESQVEELRLDRRQVAFSVGLTDSGYVGPFQTEITLVYEKIFTNIGNGYDTNSGMFSAPVRGVYYFTFTSMGREPGQKMGVYLVKNGEQMIYNVQDNFHGGYEYMTGAVALELEKDDLVYLRLPKGWGLYDDNYNHIVFTGILLFTTNPAIGRLH
- the LOC112222826 gene encoding myosin-7B isoform X4 — encoded protein: MRGVVAMLVLMFYLSGAWAEGESKGGMDQIDQNILFTTIDAVWDELNHLRLMLNNTKKRVEKLENKNTVLEARVTASESQVVELKKENAALEARMTASESQVDEVKKENAVLEARVTASESRVAELKKENAALEARLTASESQLKDLKGKNADLEARVTTSENQVEDLKKEIAGQAALMLSLGSRLTALQSQMAELKKENADQAAQLSALENIVTASESQVAELMAKNAALEARVTVSESHVAELKGKNAALEARVTASERQVEELEKENADQAAQLLSLGSRVTTLQSQVAELKKENAALEARVTASENQVAELMGKNTALEARVTASERQVEELEKENADQVAELLSLGSRVTTLQSQVAELKKHNAAQAVELSDLKNRLTTSESQVAELKKVNAALDTRLTASERQVAELKKENAALEARVTVSESHVAELEKNNAALRTRVTANESKLEELKKENAAQAAELSDLKNRVTTSESQVAELKNRVTTSESQVAELKNRVTTSESQVAELKNRVTTSESQVAELKNRVTTSESQVAELKKENAALEARLSVAESQVEELRLDRRQVAFSVGLTDSGYVGPFQTEITLVYEKIFTNIGNGYDTNSGMFSAPVRGVYYFTFTSMGREPGQKMGVYLVKNGEQMIYNVQDNFHGGYEYMTGAVALELEKDDLVYLRLPKGWGLYDDNYNHIVFTGILLFTTNPAIGRLH